A window of Rhipicephalus microplus isolate Deutch F79 chromosome X, USDA_Rmic, whole genome shotgun sequence genomic DNA:
gcaccattcgtcactagaataggtttactgaatgccaatctaatatgtatgagataccgctaacacgtggaaaagtaaacataggacaaactgggcaatgcttcaatgatcaagcaagacagcatgcttcaaatgttaagaagggctatagtagtctcatggccggacaccgtaaagaatgtaagtgtagtcctaggtttcataaaacacggtttttgaaaaaaaagcaagcagaaaaatgagagattttagaactctttatcaggaaggccaaggatcaatgcatcagtacaccttcacttatcttttccgaaaaagagtattcttttctcggttaaaattattttgtcatggtcacacatgtgttgttgcagatgagccctggtcttgtgctcagtataaaaacgctcgtagcaccttcaataaaattcagttgacagcgctctttcctgtcctttttgcgataagatttttattacagaaaataatttcattttcttacagtttaggtataatgatgagttttcattgtatcacaacatggatcaaattgcatctcaatacggacaaaaatcatgattttgtgaaattcgtgatattttctcgtatatttcagcagcttgagaggtataaagatattttttcctcagaatataccttctgtggagtaagtattcactgctcagatattcatacaaagtgcaatattgcaataaaaaatgcaaacgtaacacattttggctttattcttggaagcgaatgtggcaaaaaaattgcactattattattgagcttcaaataccttacagaagcacatttacttaacaggtagaccgaatctgctttagaaaaaataagcggtagttttaaaacaaaattttccacaaacagcacacagacggcattatgccaggaagttataagccagccacatgaacaaaacgttttttctcgctgaagtattctagcagttcactgttttcaacgcagtaagtcagcacattttttttttcaaatacaattcagatggtcgccaaagtggctgggacgtttgacatggaatggtccagctatatttaagcaaaataacttacacaaataacaatatttgttcatctaccatgaacacactagaaaaagttgttcaggcattgtgacactaaaattttcagcgtcgtactgcctaaacaacttctttgataaactccaaactcacgccgagaaaaagccgctcaatcacggtggttgttaaaggccttgcggccgtagacaatgttgaaaataaaaaaaaatcaactcatcagtgctgtcactccttccttcttcgtcattactgacacggaagatttttcggttccatccatgtggaggttcaggaagcaggcttgctctaggctgggtccagggtagactacgcaggacgtcagcggcaccctctcatcctgtaataagagcaaatatgacttctcataaaaagttttcgtgctgttctggcagcaccatatataaagaatgtgtagtgtgtatccttcgaaatggcgtgtaattgacattacactgaactcgaagcatacaacccatacattccaataatttcgtatgataaagataagagttttccagcatacagcgaattcccgaaatgaggtgaagtgtaagactacagctaaaatatggcacttacgaaagcctgaactcacttaagaatcaaattccttctagggtagtgagccagtgtgaaaaacaattcttaaagtacaacgtttagaacatgtagcattactcaaaacgcacaagaaacttacctcttcatgtacaaacagtgaagacatctctgctttctcttttacatgagaacaaatgatcttgggcgtggcactagcgaagaggtctgcaaaaaaaaaagtaaaagatttacttacttaaatcacgcctctaacaatctgaggaattgttacaagtcaccaatcagtgcaattctgactgcctctataagggcatcaaaaatgaacaattttctcgttctttctactctcacaagacgctccgtcaatggaatctaatccaaatttgacgctgtgcttcctatttgcctgctttctagacgtagggctgcgaacatgtattttgtgcacctaatctagcacagaaattcgtcatctataattcaatcatcttaattcattgtaatttgatgaaagatgtgatagctcgtccagtttttaaagagttgcgggcctgcaataggcactgccttgcacgtatgaaagtacttctttaaaaaaaaaaaaattcaaagcttgctttcagaaaaagcgtctggcatatttcgacaaccaagcccatcctctgatggcaatcaggggcacgctattagcgattattgactacgagatttacaaacgtaacccgtgcctaaatactcagttaaacacaatcacgcaagtaagagcgctcgaacgacaccaacgcgcgcggacgccgactacgttgcagcagccatgacttatgctagagaaaccgcacatagctccaacagtcacgtatactttctcgattctgttataaagccgaacattatcgcagatgaaagcgaagcacgaaaacagcaaacagaaacgagggaaaacaacgcacggcgatggccacaacaacgcgcctttggaagtctgctagatctttccctgttgctggtggcacttgtcctaaatagcttaaaagaccgaggcacacgtgctgggagcatcgcggcatatcagcacctccaactataccgtctttaagcaaaaaaaaaaaagccatttcacACAGTGCGCctttgtacataatttttgctttttctttcttttttagcgcttacacctacagaagcacgttgcacatatgagtattaatagaaatgttattacgatgtagcccaaagcacatcttaaaacaatatcaatcactttgtgcagtgtagagacaatgtgcgatcagcaacaaACCCGCCCTTGTTaggtgatcacatcactcactgtatgagtgatgcaggcacttacacaacatcgcgcatagcagtgtgaactcgttaagtcccacgtttaatcgggcatctgcaacaggcccgcgaacgcatgctgttgtaaatggctggcagcctacttcggcagagctgctgcaggcgcccagctagcgctgtatgattactatttacgaaaacagtacactcaccgttaacaggcccacgttgtccgtgtccgccactccatgaatattccttaatccgagcgtcacttcgaacacgcgaacacggtgtcatgcgtgaccaccattgaatatgcgcctgttcgctagaacacacacatcGACCAAGACCaccgaccaacgcaacgcatttgaaagactgatgagatagagagggcaacactgagagagagaaggaggaggcactggcggcggcgtggcggcgccgcagctgtcgacgcaggtgtccggtgacgcaactcttcgcttatctacgccgccgttgtgggagacacgctggccgggttgagcggggggggggggggaggagcggcaaacccgccaagacggcgccgaaaagcaaacgctatggcgcatacggcggacggccgttcaacgcggaatgactccttgtaaacggccactctccttccagccagtcgcacagcgacgcaggttatttaccagcctcgggttctttgagtattttgacggaatgcgattgcagtgggcgaaaaatagtgaagcaaaacttgcgcaaaacaaagcgcaccatggaatggccagaaacaataattatttcgtttcggtggcattagcgggagagcatcgctacacctttttccagagaaatttcttttcgcattgtctgtgtcaggcgattccgcgtatggtgccgcaaacactgaatgcgtagtcgaagctggaacaaattaatccacagtagcggatgtttagaaggcttgtcatgcaccacgaaacgcggcgaggttgttataacaaactttttgctgaccacatgatcagcacataattccatatggtcccaatgagctagctaagcacctgtagcaaaggcagtgcacgttcttgttaaacgttgttaatataaacgatggttgtgcattaagtgcagtgacagctttccgtgtgaattggtcataacccacgttttcgagcgtagaagcgcctcaacggagctaatcagttaccacagcaagttcgtaagcaatgatgaggtacgaaaatgtgcagctgttttccatgtactgaatagttagtgtacagtgctttgaccaccgccatttcttaagccacctcccatatagactcccagtctgaacaggtgtgggaccttaaacactaagaagcagtgcccccccccccccccccccgcacacacacacgaaatttgagggcgcacgggctgatgcacacgcatacttattcacaggcgcacacacatacacgtatacacacatacggcaacacacacacgcgaccgtaaacgcacgcatgcatgcgcATACaaatgtgcacaggcacgcttaacacaagcacggactcgcgcATACACGcggcacgcacacatgcacgggtgtacacacaatcgcgcttacacgcgaacacatgcgcaggctcacgcacacacacccatactcgggcgaacattatgttcctgtatataatccacagcaaacatgtagcttataaccaacgctaaggtgagctttcgtaacgtggattgcagttaattgccattatagatgaaacgcgatttgcttctgctggcattctgctgtattcggagagcaccttcacacattctaagtcaattaggccgtcatttaacgcaaggtccacatactcgtgcagtagctacgctgctcggccgccaatccgaaggtcgcgggttcgatgccggccgtggcagtcgacttcagatggaggcgaaaaagtagaagcctgtgcactgcgcgatatcagcgcccattaaagaacaccaaatggtcaaaatctctagagctttccactacgacgaccctcataatcatatcgacgtttttgagacgtaaaataccaaataatataattatgtgttcttcttatgctgcatattccatctgatgaatcgtcacctacacccttctcaggcaaaaagcacccttagagcctattttagggtgctatcgaggcaagcacccaaacaaatgggtgcttttttttcaatcgaccattaaTGGGTgctaaagggtgttgcaaagggtgctttctcgtagaagcaccctttttacacccttttgggtgtaaaaatttttactgtgtacggCATTCTTATAATGTTCTGTTCATCGCACTCTCAATACAACTAGtcctgattgatttatatgtgtggtttaacgtcccgaaaccaccataagattatgagagacgcaatacAACCAGTGCTTCACTGTTAATTTTGGTATGCAGCAAGTTAACGAGAAGACCGCAAGAGCTTCCAGACATGGGCGGCTGCATAGAAGTACACACTAGGGGGGCAATCCAAATTATATTTAGTAGGGGGGTACAAAGTCTGCCCCATACTTTTACTCAGTCGTACGTTTAACGCCATTGCGTAAAAAGCGCCGATGAAAGCTAGGCAGTTTTTTCTCATCTTGCATTCCAAGAGCTGTGTTTTTCCCAGCATTTCATTGCTCACCAATAAGCCATGGACCAATGGTAGAGCATTGTGTGTGGCACGTCATCTCGGCATTTGCTGCTTTCTAAAGCATGTTGTCTTTTGAACACGACAACGTGAGGAGGGAGgagttgagcttttttttttaaacagcgaaAGCCATCATCTCTTCAATCTCACCGAGGTCTAAAAAATACTACAGGGTGATTATATTAGAAGCAGCAAGTATACAACCCCTCTGAAACGTTCCTTATATCCTTCCAATAATTCCACAAGTTCGCGTAATGTTACAAGCGAAATATACAGAAACTATATGAGAAACATATGAACTCTATATAGATTACGTAAGAACAAATATCGAATACTTGGAAAGGCATACCGGAAGTCTAAGAAAAAAATACCTAAATGCACAGATTTTCaaggcaaagaaagaaagcgagaatAGGAGCTTATAGTAGCTGTATAAAACAATGCGTATGAATATCATTAGCAAGAGAGAAAGCAATGCGTGGACTTCGAAAGCTTTGGATAACAAAATTTGTTATCTTCAAGGCAAAAACTCGTCTGTTACACTACCTGGCATTTGCTGTCCTAATGCGTGGTAAAGAGTCATGCTCATTGCTGAAAAATTTAAGGACACAAAAAACAGTCGGTATACTTACGCACTGTGGCAATGAATGTCGCGCAAAGCCGTCAGCGAATAGCAATTTACGCCAGACTTCTCACTTTCAATCAGTCGTTACGAGGCAGATCGATATGTTTGTGGAAGTTTAGTAGTTACGCGCATAATAAATATTTCATATTGTACATACCAATAACTAACACCCCGAGCTGCAGCGAAAGGCTAGTTGTAGGCCCGATAAAACAAAACACAATAGAAATCGCGGCCCAGAAGGGATCCATAGAAGCAGTTATGACATTTGCGATGAACAAAAATTATGAATATTGGTTTATAAAATCAATAGTAGAGAAATAAAAGAACCAACAACTAACATTCATCCGAGTCCAGAAGAAGAAGGTAGAGTCTACGATCACATACGTTCAAAAAGTACAGTGGCACGTGAAAGTAACCATGGAGCATCAAATATCTCTGAAACTCTAAAGAACAGGCCAGATATGTCTATTTAACTACCAAATGCGCACAGAGCGTGCAAATGAGCAAAATGAGAGAAATACGAGTTTTTTGTTGCATAGTACTGAAGCTGTTCTCGTGCGACACTAATTGCACACGCAGACTGAAAAGTCAACAATACATAATTCGCATGAAACTATCAAAGCCTAGAAAATATACTGTAAACTTTaacaaagaaaacattttttcaaTGTGCCAGGGAAGATCACGGAGGTAATGATTATCATTGAGAGCCTGTTCCACTTCTTAAGTACTGTGAACTGAAACATGCGTTTTCACTGGAGCTGCCGCGGGAGTTTGTGGTTATATTGCTCGACTACTGACCCTAAGTTCATCGGATCGAGTATCAGgcgcggtggccgcatttcgatgggggtTGAAATTGTTTAAGTGTGCGTACATAGGCTTACAAGCGCGTACGAAAAAAACACTGGACAGCCAAAATAACGGAACCTTCttctacggcgtccctcataataaaTGCAGACATTTAGGACATAATACTACTAAACTAAATTATAACTGCACGTATATTCGTGGCTTGCAGTGCAAGCCAACCGCACTGACACCAAAAGGGTAGCCTTTGGTACAATACGCAATCCTGGTACTCGCGTTGAAGATGAGATGTCTCTTTTATTGCAATGAACTATATGTTATGGACGATAAAATGTATGTATACATCATAATTTGCAGTGCAATCGTGCTTGTA
This region includes:
- the LOC142775433 gene encoding uncharacterized protein LOC142775433 → MTPCSRVRSDARIKEYSWSGGHGQRGPVNDLFASATPKIICSHVKEKAEMSSLFVHEEDERVPLTSCVVYPGPSLEQACFLNLHMDGTEKSSVSVMTKKEGVTALMS